In Alosa sapidissima isolate fAloSap1 chromosome 4, fAloSap1.pri, whole genome shotgun sequence, the following are encoded in one genomic region:
- the cish gene encoding cytokine-inducible SH2-containing protein has translation MMILCVHSPRPIPTVIPLGMPTPSCLHSAPPQWDPRKDLQAIATTFCYMEISGWYWGGMTASDAQAVLQVASEGTFLVRDSSHPLYMLTLSVRTKRGPTNVRIEYSCGRFRLDSSSPARPRLLSFPDIPSLVQHYVGSGRSSTAEEGQIGTEEVAEQRDTKKRGEDRDKADVEISPLPEARDAVLLKLKRPLCRPQAFPSLQHLTRLAINKQVACPAQLPLPRPLLRYLQQYPFQL, from the exons ATGATGATTCTTTGCGTTCATAG CCCTAGACCGATCCCCACGGTGATACCGCTGGGTATGCCGACCCCGAGCTGCCTCCACAGCGCACCCCCACAGTGGGACCCTCGAAAAGATCTACAGGCCATAGCAACCACCTTCTGCTATATGGAAATCTCAG GCTGGTACTGGGGTGGAATGACCGCAAGTGATGCCCAAGCCGTGCTGCAAGTGGCATCTGAAGGCACATTCCTGGTGCGGGACAGCAGCCACCCTCTCTACATGCTCACGTTATCGGTGAGAACGAAGCGCGGCCCCACCAATGTGCGTATCGAGTACAGCTGCGGACGTTTCCGGCTGGACTCCAGCTCGCCAGCTCGACCTCGCCTGCTCTCTTTCCCAGACATCCCCAGCCTGGTGCAGCACTACGTGGGCTCCGGGCGCAGCAGCACAGCCGAGGAGGGACAGATCGGGACAGAAGAGGTGGCGGAGCAGAGAGACACGAAAAAGAGGGGGGAGGACAGGGACAAGGCTGATGTCGAGATCTCCCCTCTGCCAGAGGCCAGAGATGCCGTGCTGCTTAAACTCAAAAGGCCTCTCTGCAGGCCCCAAGCCTTTCCCAGCCTTCAACACCTCACCCGCCTCGCCATCAACAAGCAGGTGGCCTGCCCTGCTCAGCTGCCCCTACCGAGGCCACTGCTACGCTACCTCCAGCAATACCCTTTCCAGCTGTGA
- the hemk1 gene encoding MTRF1L release factor glutamine methyltransferase isoform X2: protein MLSQAQLDRIWKLCHKRLTRMPVQYVIEEWDFRDITLKMKPPVFIPRPETEELVGLILADLKDCGIASEDMDTLSFLEVGCGSGAISLSLLHSLTQVRGMALDQSAEAVALTRENALSLGLHDRLKVSQVDVMRDADWLLRTCSPVEVLVSNPPYLFTEDLDSLEPEVKRFEDHAALDGGEEGMCVIDQILALAPRLLTDNGRVYLEVDPRHPDLIQTRLKEKVMGLKYVKTQNDFTNRPRFCILQRRGAG, encoded by the exons ATGCTCTCCCAAGCACAGCTAGACAGGATCTGGAAACTTTGTCATAAACGGCTCACTAG GATGCCGGTGCAGTATGTGATTGAGGAGTGGGACTTCAGAGACATCACTCTAAAAATGAAACCACCTGTGTTTATACCACGTCCTGAAACAGAG GAGCTGGTGGGCCTCATTCTGGCTGACCTCAAAGACTGTGGCATTGCAAGCGAAGATATGGACACTTTGAGCTTCCTGGAGGTGGGCTGTGGCTCTGGAGCAATCTCCCTGAGTCTGTTGCATAGTCTCACACAG GTCAGGGGGATGGCTCTGGACCAGAGTGCTGAGGCTGTGGCCCTCACCAGGGAGAATGCGCTAAG CCTTGGACTGCATGACAGACTTAAAGTCAGTCAAGTGGATGTGATGAGAG ATGCAGACTGGCTTCTGAGAACTTGTAGCCCCGTGGAGGTGCTTGTTAGTAACCCTCCCTACCTCTTCACTGAAGACCTCGACTCACTGGAGCCGGAGGTCAAAAG GTTTGAGGATCATGCTGCAttagatggaggagaggaaggaatgTGTGTCATAGACCAGATTCTGGCGCTTGCACCGAGGCTGTTAACTGATAACGG TCGAGTCTACCTTGAGGTGGATCCTCGACATCCCGACCTCATCCAGACCAGGCTGAAGGAAAAAGTGATGGGATTGAAGTATGTGAAGACTCAAAATGATTTTACAAATCG ACCACGCTTCTGCATCCTACAGAGACGAGGAGCAGGCTGA
- the hemk1 gene encoding MTRF1L release factor glutamine methyltransferase isoform X1 — MLFRLKNFGRFLHQRNSVVSRQVSTACGVGDVTPPISTGFTVEQALTKWGARFQVAGVPEPHLSSEYIISHVLGHKTLNSLSRKGLTQMLSQAQLDRIWKLCHKRLTRMPVQYVIEEWDFRDITLKMKPPVFIPRPETEELVGLILADLKDCGIASEDMDTLSFLEVGCGSGAISLSLLHSLTQVRGMALDQSAEAVALTRENALSLGLHDRLKVSQVDVMRDADWLLRTCSPVEVLVSNPPYLFTEDLDSLEPEVKRFEDHAALDGGEEGMCVIDQILALAPRLLTDNGRVYLEVDPRHPDLIQTRLKEKVMGLKYVKTQNDFTNRPRFCILQRRGAG; from the exons ATGTTGTTCAGACTTAAAAACTTTGGCAGATTTCTTCACCAAAGAAACAGTGTTGTATCGCGACAG GTGTCAACAGCATGTGGTGTTGGAGATGTAACTCCGCCCATATCAACAGGATTTACAGTGGAACAGGCTCTGACCAAATGGGGTGCTCGTTTTCAGGTGGCCGGAGTCCCTGAACCTCACCTTTCCAGTGAATACATAATTTCACACGTGCTAGGCCACAAGACT CTAAACAGCCTCAGCAGGAAGGGGCTTACACAGATGCTCTCCCAAGCACAGCTAGACAGGATCTGGAAACTTTGTCATAAACGGCTCACTAG GATGCCGGTGCAGTATGTGATTGAGGAGTGGGACTTCAGAGACATCACTCTAAAAATGAAACCACCTGTGTTTATACCACGTCCTGAAACAGAG GAGCTGGTGGGCCTCATTCTGGCTGACCTCAAAGACTGTGGCATTGCAAGCGAAGATATGGACACTTTGAGCTTCCTGGAGGTGGGCTGTGGCTCTGGAGCAATCTCCCTGAGTCTGTTGCATAGTCTCACACAG GTCAGGGGGATGGCTCTGGACCAGAGTGCTGAGGCTGTGGCCCTCACCAGGGAGAATGCGCTAAG CCTTGGACTGCATGACAGACTTAAAGTCAGTCAAGTGGATGTGATGAGAG ATGCAGACTGGCTTCTGAGAACTTGTAGCCCCGTGGAGGTGCTTGTTAGTAACCCTCCCTACCTCTTCACTGAAGACCTCGACTCACTGGAGCCGGAGGTCAAAAG GTTTGAGGATCATGCTGCAttagatggaggagaggaaggaatgTGTGTCATAGACCAGATTCTGGCGCTTGCACCGAGGCTGTTAACTGATAACGG TCGAGTCTACCTTGAGGTGGATCCTCGACATCCCGACCTCATCCAGACCAGGCTGAAGGAAAAAGTGATGGGATTGAAGTATGTGAAGACTCAAAATGATTTTACAAATCG ACCACGCTTCTGCATCCTACAGAGACGAGGAGCAGGCTGA